From Carassius auratus strain Wakin unplaced genomic scaffold, ASM336829v1 scaf_tig00004557, whole genome shotgun sequence, a single genomic window includes:
- the LOC113070521 gene encoding ceramide kinase isoform X1 encodes MMEIDSVRVESSLWIGNKRYRAFLSGWYFSWTEIDKRNREKKTISVPVSEVIGVKEGQVEIQPQKKVEDTDLDFTLFYVKRGSKGNGIGAPRSLGRTQFCCPSRDVRDQWITQLRTALKTHSPSRPHRLLVFINPFGGKKRGKQIFHSLVAPLFELAGISSHVVVTERANQARDYILKKDLTGFDGVICVGGDGMFSELLHGVIGRTQQEAGISEHDPTAMLRPCDLHIGIIPAGSTDCVCFTTVGINDPVTSTLHIIIGDSQPLDVCSVHYQSTLVHYSVSMVGYGFYGDVLAESERHRWMGPLRYDYSGCMVYLCNRSYPGLVQYIPADSHISSPRDNTRCLSGCRVCSESKERLFPHFDSSSSLYSTTVSQYSSELEGEWVTVEGRFKCISLTCISSSCPRSPKGLSPSAHLADGTADLILVRETNPLGFLTYLHRHTNTQDQFDLPFVEVHRVKAVRFSLPPGEEEEEYEEGDREIQTSAERVLEDPEKLSGGNTAGHSQQRFSARKERGNVTTSRVKRRGFVCGPCCAKPRSISVWNCDGELLPHTEISCRVHGQLVRLFARGIEDSAVP; translated from the exons ATGATGGAGATAGATTCGGTGAGGGTCGAGTCGAGTCTGTGGATCGGTAATAAGCGGTACAGGGCTTTCCTAAGCGGATGGTACTTCAGCTGGACTGAGATCGACAAGAGGAACCGGGAGAAGAAAACAA TTTCAGTGCCAGTGTCAGAGGTGATTGGGGTGAAGGAGGGCCAAGTCGAGATCCAACCCCAGAAGAAAGTAGAAGACACTGACCTTGACTTTACAC TATTCTATGTGAAGCGCGGCAGCAAAGGAAACGGTATTGGAGCACCGAGGAGTCTAGGCAGGACCCAGTTCTGCTGTCCAAGCCGGGATGTCCGGGATCAATGGATCACTCAACTCCGAACCGCGCTCAAAACCCACA GTCCCTCGCGTCCTCACAGGTTGTTGGTGTTCATTAATCCTTTTGGAGGGAAGAAGAGGGGGAAACAGATCTTTCACTCTCTAGTGGCCCCTCTGTTCGAGCTGGCTGGCATCAGCTCTCATGTTGTGG TGACTGAACGAGCAAATCAGGCCAGAGATTACATCCTGAAGAAAGACTTAACAGGGTTTGATGG AGTCATATGCGTGGGTGGAGACGGTATGTTCAGCGAGCTGCTGCACGGTGTGATTGGACGAACCCAGCAGGAGGCGGGAATTTCAGAACACGACCCGACTGCAATGCTCCGGCCGTGTGACCTCCACATTGGCATTATTCCAGCAG GCTCGACagattgtgtgtgtttcactACCGTAGGCATAAATGACCCTGTGACATCGACGCTGCACATCATCATTG GAGACTCTCAGCCTCTGGATGTGTGTTCTGTCCATTATCAGTCAACACTGGTGCATTATTCAGTCTCTATGGTGGGCTATGGTTTTTATGGAGATGTTTTGGCAGAGAGCGAGAGGCACCGCTGGATGGGCCCTCTCAGATATGATTATTCAG GTTGTATGGTGTATTTGTGTAACAGGAGTTATCCGGGACTAGTGCAATATATCCCTGCTGATTCCCATATCTCCAGCCCAAGGGACAACACTCGCTGCCTCTCAGG GTGCCGAGTATGTTCAGAGAGCAAAGAGAGGCTGTTCCCCCACTTTGACAGCTCCAGTTCCCTCTACAGCACTACTGTGAGCCAGTACAGCAGTGAGTTAGAGG GTGAGTGGGTGACTGTTGAAGGCAGGTTCAAGTGTATCTCTCTCACCTGTATTTCAAGCTCATGTCCAAGGAGCCCAAAGGGTCTTTCGCCGTCCGCTCACTTGGCCGACGGGACAGCAGACCTCATCCTGGTGCGAGAAACGAACCCTCTGGGCTTTCTCACGTATCTTcacaggcacacaaacacacaggatcAG TTTGACCTGCCCTTTGTTGAAGTTCATCGTGTCAAGGCTGTTCGGTTTTCTCTACCccctggagaagaagaagaggagtaTGAGGAGGGTGATCGAGAAATACAGACCTCCGCTGAGAGAGTACTGGAGGATCCGGAGAAACTGAGCGGTGGTAACACTGCAGGTCACTCACAGCAGCGTTTTTCAGCGAGGAAGGAGAGAGGAAATGTGACAACGAGTAGAGTAAAGAGACGAGGCTTCGTGTGTGGGCCTTGCTGTGCTAAACCTCGCTCGATATCAGTGTGGAACTGTGATGGAGAACTTCTGCCTCACACCGAGATCTCATGCAG AGTTCATGGCCAGCTGGTGCGTCTCTTTGCCAGGGGCATCGAGGATTCAGCAGTGCCATGA
- the LOC113070521 gene encoding ceramide kinase isoform X2, which yields MMEIDSVRVESSLWIGNKRYRAFLSGWYFSWTEIDKRNREKKTISVPVSEVIGVKEGQVEIQPQKKVEDTDLDFTLFYVKRGSKGNGIGAPRSLGRTQFCCPSRDVRDQWITQLRTALKTHSPSRPHRLLVFINPFGGKKRGKQIFHSLVAPLFELAGISSHVVVTERANQARDYILKKDLTGFDGVICVGGDGMFSELLHGVIGRTQQEAGISEHDPTAMLRPCDLHIGIIPAGSTDCVCFTTVGINDPVTSTLHIIIGDSQPLDVCSVHYQSTLVHYSVSMVGYGFYGDVLAESERHRWMGPLRYDYSGCMVYLCNRSYPGLVQYIPADSHISSPRDNTRCLSGCRVCSESKERLFPHFDSSSSLYSTTVSQYSSELEAHVQGAQRVFRRPLTWPTGQQTSSWCEKRTLWAFSRIFTGTQTHRISLTCPLLKFIVSRLFGFLYPLEKKKRSMRRVIEKYRPPLREYWRIRRN from the exons ATGATGGAGATAGATTCGGTGAGGGTCGAGTCGAGTCTGTGGATCGGTAATAAGCGGTACAGGGCTTTCCTAAGCGGATGGTACTTCAGCTGGACTGAGATCGACAAGAGGAACCGGGAGAAGAAAACAA TTTCAGTGCCAGTGTCAGAGGTGATTGGGGTGAAGGAGGGCCAAGTCGAGATCCAACCCCAGAAGAAAGTAGAAGACACTGACCTTGACTTTACAC TATTCTATGTGAAGCGCGGCAGCAAAGGAAACGGTATTGGAGCACCGAGGAGTCTAGGCAGGACCCAGTTCTGCTGTCCAAGCCGGGATGTCCGGGATCAATGGATCACTCAACTCCGAACCGCGCTCAAAACCCACA GTCCCTCGCGTCCTCACAGGTTGTTGGTGTTCATTAATCCTTTTGGAGGGAAGAAGAGGGGGAAACAGATCTTTCACTCTCTAGTGGCCCCTCTGTTCGAGCTGGCTGGCATCAGCTCTCATGTTGTGG TGACTGAACGAGCAAATCAGGCCAGAGATTACATCCTGAAGAAAGACTTAACAGGGTTTGATGG AGTCATATGCGTGGGTGGAGACGGTATGTTCAGCGAGCTGCTGCACGGTGTGATTGGACGAACCCAGCAGGAGGCGGGAATTTCAGAACACGACCCGACTGCAATGCTCCGGCCGTGTGACCTCCACATTGGCATTATTCCAGCAG GCTCGACagattgtgtgtgtttcactACCGTAGGCATAAATGACCCTGTGACATCGACGCTGCACATCATCATTG GAGACTCTCAGCCTCTGGATGTGTGTTCTGTCCATTATCAGTCAACACTGGTGCATTATTCAGTCTCTATGGTGGGCTATGGTTTTTATGGAGATGTTTTGGCAGAGAGCGAGAGGCACCGCTGGATGGGCCCTCTCAGATATGATTATTCAG GTTGTATGGTGTATTTGTGTAACAGGAGTTATCCGGGACTAGTGCAATATATCCCTGCTGATTCCCATATCTCCAGCCCAAGGGACAACACTCGCTGCCTCTCAGG GTGCCGAGTATGTTCAGAGAGCAAAGAGAGGCTGTTCCCCCACTTTGACAGCTCCAGTTCCCTCTACAGCACTACTGTGAGCCAGTACAGCAGTGAGTTAGAGG CTCATGTCCAAGGAGCCCAAAGGGTCTTTCGCCGTCCGCTCACTTGGCCGACGGGACAGCAGACCTCATCCTGGTGCGAGAAACGAACCCTCTGGGCTTTCTCACGTATCTTcacaggcacacaaacacacaggatcAG TTTGACCTGCCCTTTGTTGAAGTTCATCGTGTCAAGGCTGTTCGGTTTTCTCTACCccctggagaagaagaagaggagtaTGAGGAGGGTGATCGAGAAATACAGACCTCCGCTGAGAGAGTACTGGAGGATCCGGAGAAACTGA